CCTGGTTCGTACAGATCACCACGAGCAATGGCGACGCCATAGCGCATGGCAGTCCCGCCCTCCTCGATGTGATAAAGGTAGCGCGCAACCGCATCGACATGAATGTCACCCGGTGTCAGCCCGTCTTTCGCGGCCACCCGGGTCGGGAGAAACCGCGGATGTAAGCCCCAGGGGTTCGAGGTTGCCGGGTCAAAGCCGGGCGGCGTCACCTGTGCGTCCCAGGCAACCTTCTGCGATTCGGTCGGCCAGGTATTTGCCAGCACCGGGCTGGCAACCGGGGCAGAAAAGAGGGCGGCGGTGGTCATCACGAAATGTCGTCTAGTCAGCATACTATACTCTTCCAGCTTTGTCTGGCGAATGCCGTGACACGAGAAACGGCGTTTAATGTACCATAGAACCTCTACCAACTAGAGCTTCAAGGAGTTTCTTTTGACACAGATTGATTGCTCGGCTTCTACATCTTGTCGCGTGGTCGATGGCGATTATTCGAGCACTTAATGTAAAATACGACTGTAATTTACATAACCCTTATTATGGGTGCAATATACTTAATGTGGCGCGCGCTACTTTGAAGTGCGACTCCTATTAAAAAACAATGAGTTACCTAATAGGAGGAATATCGCATGGGAACCGTTTACACGCAACTGAGCATGCAAGAACGTCGTAGAATTGAAGACTGGTGGCTCGCAAAGGTCCCTGTCGCTGAGATGGCGCGTGTTCTACAGCGTCATAAGTCGACGATCTTTCGCGAGATCAAACGCAATTTCTGGGCGGATGACTCTTTGCCCAAGAAATACGCCGGGTACTTCGGGATGGCCGCACACCAACGCACGCAGCGACGGCGATCTACGCAACGCAAACTGATCCGGCATCCGGAGCTGTGTCAGAGCATCGTGTCCCGGCTGAAGAATGGCTGGACGCCCGAGCAGATCGGTAACCGAATGATCTATGAAGGTGCAAAGCTGCGTGCCTGCCAAGAGACGATCTACCGCTACATCTACTCTAAAGAAGGCATGGCGCAGGAGTTGTGGTGGTACCTGCCTCTGCACCGAAAGAACCGGACGCCGCGCCGTGCGCGCAAGCGTCAGCCGTCAAAGTTTGATCGTGATGTCAGCATCTTGTTCCGGCCTGATGACGTTGCCCACCGCCGTCAGTTCGGCCACTGGGAAGGTGACTTAATGCTGTTCGAACAGAAGCTTGGGCAGACGAATGTGACGTCGCTTGTTGAACGGGTTAGCCGGTTCACTGTGATACTAAAGAATCCAAATAAACGAACCAAGCCGGTGATGGGCAAGATCATGAAAGCCATCAAGGATCTGCCCCTGATCGCTCGCCGGTCGATTACTTTTGACCGTGGCACCGAGTTCGTCAGCTGGCCGCATCTACAAGCCGAGATTGGGACACAAACCTGGTTCTGTGATCCTTCCTCTCCGTGGCAAAAAGGAACAGTCGAGAACACTAATCGACGCGCTCGACGATGGCTGCCCCGTAAGCGGGACATCAGGGCGATGACAGATCATGACATCAAACAAATCTGCGACCAGCTCAACAACACGCCCCGCAAATGCTTAGGATGGAAAACACCTGCGGAGGTCTTCCGCGAAAAAATGATGGAGGAGATGGGCCAACATCCCTACCCTCAAAGGTAATAGGAGTCGCGGTTCAGTTATCGCTCACAGTTGCGTTAGTATATTATTGAAGGTAAGATGGTGTCCGACAAAGGGGCCCCTACCATGCGCTTTCAACTCAAGAGACTGTCGCTATGCCTAACCGCAGCAATCACTTTAGCGGCTGGTTGGCTGCCGAGCATCACAAAGGCTCAAACCTATCCAATCGACTGCGCAATCCTCCTCTGTCTGTCCGGGGGTTGGCCCGCTTCCGTGCCTTGCAGCCGTGCCCGCGCCGAGTTTATTCGTCGCATCACGCCATGGCCTGTGGAACCACCACTGCAGATTTGGCGCTGTCCTATGGGCGCATCTTATGAGACCGAACGGCATCCGAGCAATGTAGGCCGGATCTTCGAAACCTTGTTTCACGCTAAGGACTATTCGCCCCACCAATCGTTTCCAGGCAATGATGTTGCCGTCCAAACAAAATCAACAAATGCCGTTTGGCGCTCTCCAGAAACCGGAACGGGCGGCATTCCAGCAGACTTCGTGCTTCGCCTT
The genomic region above belongs to Sulfitobacter sp. M39 and contains:
- a CDS encoding IS30 family transposase; the encoded protein is MGTVYTQLSMQERRRIEDWWLAKVPVAEMARVLQRHKSTIFREIKRNFWADDSLPKKYAGYFGMAAHQRTQRRRSTQRKLIRHPELCQSIVSRLKNGWTPEQIGNRMIYEGAKLRACQETIYRYIYSKEGMAQELWWYLPLHRKNRTPRRARKRQPSKFDRDVSILFRPDDVAHRRQFGHWEGDLMLFEQKLGQTNVTSLVERVSRFTVILKNPNKRTKPVMGKIMKAIKDLPLIARRSITFDRGTEFVSWPHLQAEIGTQTWFCDPSSPWQKGTVENTNRRARRWLPRKRDIRAMTDHDIKQICDQLNNTPRKCLGWKTPAEVFREKMMEEMGQHPYPQR